One window of the Archaeoglobus sulfaticallidus PM70-1 genome contains the following:
- a CDS encoding alpha/beta hydrolase, with protein METVINGIACTYNIFGEKAVLLCPPHPEMGGSRFDVRIMRISEELNDAGITTLAFDYRKPFRDGVGEVEDAIACLRFLRERFESVAVVGYSFGSVVASNLLEANSLVLISPLRKINSIGLKNSETPKLVIVAKHDQIIPYEESVEIASWLNPPRRVVEVETDHFYTGKYDFLARTVREFLE; from the coding sequence ATGGAAACCGTGATTAACGGCATTGCATGCACATACAACATTTTCGGAGAGAAAGCTGTTCTTCTCTGCCCGCCACATCCGGAAATGGGCGGTAGCAGATTCGATGTGAGGATCATGAGAATATCTGAAGAGCTGAACGATGCCGGGATCACAACTCTGGCCTTCGACTACAGAAAGCCGTTCAGAGATGGTGTTGGAGAGGTTGAGGATGCCATAGCCTGCTTAAGGTTTTTGAGGGAGAGATTTGAGAGTGTGGCTGTGGTGGGCTACTCATTTGGCAGCGTTGTTGCATCGAATTTGCTTGAAGCTAACTCCCTCGTTCTGATCTCACCCCTCAGAAAAATCAACTCCATTGGGCTGAAAAACTCCGAAACCCCGAAACTGGTAATAGTAGCAAAGCACGATCAGATAATTCCCTATGAGGAATCGGTAGAAATCGCCAGCTGGCTTAATCCACCTAGGAGGGTTGTAGAGGTTGAGACCGATCACTTTTATACTGGAAAGTACGATTTTCTGGCAAGAACTGTTCGAGAATTTTTGGAGTGA
- a CDS encoding HDIG domain-containing metalloprotein, which produces MNREKALNLLKKHVKSENLIKHCIATSAIMKELAKELGEDEEKWEIIGILHDIDYEMVGEDMTQHGLKGAEILKSEGVDDEIVEVVRTHNHTLFGNYSKPVEIALQSADSVSGLIVACALVKKGKLSEVTPKTVKKKFKEKSFAAGCDRNRIREVEKLGIELPKLYEIGIRGLMNVREELGLE; this is translated from the coding sequence ATGAATCGCGAGAAGGCTTTGAATTTGTTAAAAAAGCATGTTAAATCCGAGAACCTGATAAAGCACTGCATAGCGACCTCAGCCATAATGAAAGAGCTGGCTAAAGAGTTAGGAGAGGATGAAGAGAAGTGGGAGATAATAGGCATTCTGCACGACATCGATTACGAAATGGTTGGCGAAGACATGACCCAGCATGGTCTGAAAGGTGCGGAGATCCTGAAGAGCGAGGGGGTTGATGACGAGATCGTGGAGGTTGTGAGAACACACAACCACACACTCTTCGGGAATTACAGCAAGCCTGTTGAGATAGCCCTTCAGTCAGCAGATTCGGTTTCCGGGCTGATAGTAGCGTGTGCCCTTGTTAAGAAGGGGAAGCTGTCGGAGGTTACTCCAAAAACCGTGAAGAAAAAGTTTAAGGAGAAGAGCTTCGCTGCTGGATGTGACAGAAACAGAATAAGGGAGGTAGAGAAGCTCGGAATTGAACTGCCAAAGCTGTACGAGATAGGGATAAGGGGGTTGATGAATGTCAGAGAAGAGCTTGGACTCGAGTAA
- a CDS encoding pyrroline-5-carboxylate reductase family protein, which translates to MSEKSLDSSKIAVLGAGNLGYAIAKRLKESGYEVIVTGRREAVLESLKKMGCRVTNNRDAVSEADFVIITVKPKDLDSLIDEIRDCAEGKIIISFVAMKKLEDIRMNAKIVRAMSNILCEYGLAFTAYYCEFDDDEIESILSKLGDVYKAKDEKEVDLMTAFSGSAPAFVAKIIESFIYAGLNSGLNAEVSKKCALSVFKATSEALKTQSPEEFIIKVTTPAGTTIQGLRKLMEHRVDFAIVDALQATARRAMGS; encoded by the coding sequence ATGTCAGAGAAGAGCTTGGACTCGAGTAAGATCGCTGTTCTGGGAGCCGGAAATCTGGGATATGCGATAGCCAAAAGGTTAAAAGAGTCTGGCTATGAAGTTATCGTCACGGGAAGAAGAGAGGCCGTGCTGGAATCCCTCAAAAAGATGGGTTGCAGGGTTACAAACAACAGAGATGCTGTTAGTGAGGCTGATTTCGTAATCATAACGGTCAAACCAAAAGACCTCGATAGCCTGATCGATGAAATCAGGGATTGTGCTGAGGGGAAGATAATAATCAGCTTCGTTGCCATGAAAAAGCTTGAAGATATCAGAATGAACGCAAAAATCGTGAGGGCTATGTCGAACATACTTTGCGAGTATGGACTGGCTTTCACAGCCTACTACTGCGAATTCGATGACGATGAGATTGAGAGCATACTCTCAAAACTCGGTGATGTGTACAAAGCTAAGGATGAGAAAGAGGTTGACCTGATGACTGCTTTTTCCGGCTCAGCCCCAGCTTTCGTTGCAAAGATCATCGAAAGCTTCATCTATGCCGGGCTGAACTCCGGGCTGAATGCTGAGGTGTCAAAGAAGTGTGCTTTAAGCGTTTTTAAAGCAACCTCCGAGGCTCTAAAAACACAGTCGCCAGAGGAGTTCATAATTAAGGTGACAACACCCGCTGGAACAACCATTCAGGGATTGAGGAAGCTTATGGAGCACAGGGTTGATTTTGCCATAGTTGATGCGCTTCAAGCAACAGCAAGAAGAGCGATGGGATCATAG
- the hjc gene encoding Holliday junction resolvase Hjc — MKKKGTKFERDLIHKLWENGFAAIRTPGSGTVAYPVPDIIAGNGKKYIAIEVKMRSKLPLYIEEQQIKDLAMFSSLFGAECFIGLKLPREDWRFFRIDQLKKTKSKYKIDADIYHLGIDIYELIGRFRQVRLE, encoded by the coding sequence GTGAAGAAAAAGGGAACGAAATTTGAGAGAGATCTGATCCACAAGCTGTGGGAAAACGGATTTGCTGCGATCAGAACTCCTGGAAGCGGTACCGTAGCCTACCCAGTCCCCGACATAATAGCAGGGAATGGTAAGAAGTACATAGCGATAGAGGTTAAGATGAGGTCAAAGCTGCCTTTGTACATCGAGGAACAGCAGATAAAAGATCTCGCGATGTTCTCATCCCTTTTTGGTGCTGAATGCTTTATCGGGTTAAAGCTTCCCAGAGAGGACTGGAGGTTCTTCAGAATAGACCAGCTCAAAAAAACCAAGAGCAAGTACAAGATAGACGCAGATATTTACCACCTGGGCATCGATATCTACGAGCTCATCGGAAGGTTCAGGCAGGTCAGGCTCGAGTAG
- a CDS encoding MBL fold metallo-hydrolase, whose translation MGEFVIDGGFISKEKAGELAGEIERLGYRIDSLTFIITHHHIDHIGILLWYDIRAIMHPSENEFLLFYTNPQHFVKPYLEWSSRYGIDLEMLRPLAEFFRSGSRVKGEANSLKKDFRIEYETPEGMEIIHTPGHSPGHICIYIPKEKILFSGDLVLSVTTTHIGYYPGYGQDPVGDQIESLRKLLSYEIDEIYPAHEDTIKNAEQRIHELIEHYENRLEEVYSGIDGICNVIDVAKNISWSAGSFEKLDGWNRVLAISETLAFLKRLVKIGRVGEKEIEGVVHFTRS comes from the coding sequence ATGGGTGAATTTGTTATCGATGGAGGATTCATATCAAAAGAAAAAGCTGGTGAGCTTGCAGGCGAGATCGAGAGGCTTGGTTACAGGATAGACAGCCTCACATTCATCATAACTCATCACCACATCGACCACATAGGCATCCTGCTGTGGTATGACATAAGGGCGATCATGCATCCCTCCGAGAATGAATTTCTGCTGTTCTACACAAACCCCCAGCACTTTGTAAAGCCATATCTCGAGTGGTCCAGCAGGTACGGAATAGATTTAGAAATGCTGAGGCCACTTGCAGAGTTTTTTAGATCGGGATCGAGAGTAAAGGGAGAGGCAAACTCTTTAAAGAAAGACTTCAGAATTGAGTATGAGACTCCAGAGGGTATGGAGATCATCCATACACCCGGGCACTCACCCGGGCATATCTGCATATACATTCCGAAAGAGAAGATCCTCTTTTCGGGAGATCTCGTGCTGAGTGTAACAACCACGCACATCGGGTACTATCCGGGATACGGTCAGGATCCGGTTGGAGATCAGATTGAGAGCCTGAGAAAGCTTCTCAGCTATGAGATAGACGAAATCTATCCAGCACATGAAGATACAATAAAAAATGCCGAGCAGAGAATCCACGAATTAATAGAGCACTATGAGAACAGACTCGAAGAGGTTTATTCCGGGATAGATGGCATATGCAATGTCATCGATGTTGCGAAAAATATTAGCTGGAGTGCTGGAAGCTTTGAAAAGCTCGATGGATGGAACAGAGTTCTTGCAATTTCAGAGACGCTTGCTTTCCTTAAAAGGCTTGTGAAGATTGGGAGAGTTGGAGAAAAGGAGATCGAGGGTGTTGTTCACTTCACCAGATCGTGA